TTTGTCTTTTTCGTCCGCTCACACATCGCTCGTCATGATGAACAGCGGCTGGTGCATGAAGGATTCGTATTTGGGGCGCAGGCGTTCGGTGTTGAAGTATTTCTCGACGTTGACCACCTTTTTCTGGCCGGTGACGACGCTGATGGGCACGTTGTCGTAGCTGCCCTTGCGGATGCTCACCAACTGGCCCGAGGTGCCGGAGAGCACCAGGTCGAGGGCGATGTTGCCGAAGGCCATGGGCACGATGGAGTCGAGGGCGTCGGGTTCGCCGCTGCGCACCAGGTAGCCGAGGCGCTGGTTGAGGACGTTGATGCGTCGGCCGTTGTTGAAGCGCGGCGAGAGATCCTTGAGCAGAGCCGAGACCTTGTCGCCGATGCCGCCGAGCTTGCGGTGGCCGTACTGGTCGACTTCCTCGCTCTCGAAGG
This Geoalkalibacter sp. DNA region includes the following protein-coding sequences:
- a CDS encoding 6-phosphofructokinase; this encodes LSYAQRLHEEGVKVVAIPKTMDNDVPGTDYCIGFSTCVTRTIELTHQLRTSAGSHERYLIIEVFGRYAGFTALVPTMAGAADRCIIPEHTVDIEHLARLATEDRNRHPSKYAVILVSEGARLKHEEQMSFESEEVDQYGHRKLGGIGDKVSALLKDLSPRFNNGRRINVLNQRLGYLVRSGEPDALDSIVPMAFGNIALDLVLSGTSGQLVSIRKGSYDNVPISVVTGQKKVVNVEKYFNTERLRPKYESFMHQPLFIMTSDV